CGGATAAACCGGCCTGAACAGGCAGAAGGCGGGTCGGATGCAGCCGTCATGGCCTCAGCCGTTGTCCGGCTCACCTTCAGGAAACGTCGGTGCGATCTCCCCGCGTCGTGGGATGGGAGATCACCAGAAACTCCACCGGTTCATCGCGGTTATTCCGGGCCTGATGCTTCGACTGTGGCGGGATCTCAATACCCTGCTGCGCAGCGATATCGTGGAGGGTGCCATCCAGTTCCATCGTCAGCACACCCTGAAGCACAAAGAAGAACTGCCGGGACGACGCATGAAAGTGTCTTTTCTCACCGGTGCCGGGCGGCATTTTCTCATGAATGATCAGCATATCCGGACGGTTCATCAGGTACCAGCCATCGCAGCCATCGCCCCAGTTGTAGTGTTCTGCGTTCTCTTTAGCGATCATAATTCTGCTCCGTCTCTGACAGTGTGGGATGAGTCTGTTAGCGCCGGGCTGTTCATCCTGTCAGGCTTGCTGGCAGCACAGACGTTATGAAAACAGCGAGATCGTCACAGGGTGAGCAGGGGATCGCGGATTCAGGACGGGATGGCACCTGTCAGACCATGACGCGTCTGACAGGCAGCAGGCGCAGGCGTTACTTCTTACTATTCAGCCTCGATCTGAGGTCAGCGAACGGGTTATAGGTCGCTTCGCCCACATCTTTCTGGGCATCTTCGCCGGCAACCACGCGGGTACCATATTGATCGGCCTCAGTGTACTTCGAGTGCTCGTGGTCGTGACAGTAGAGACAGAGTAACTCCCAGTTACTGCCATCTTCCGGGTTGTTGGTATGGTCGTGATCGATGTGATGCACCGTCAGTTCGCGCAGGTTGGAGTAGACAAACTCGCGCGAGCAGCGTCCGCAGACCCACGGATAGATTTTAAGGGCTTTCTCACGGTAGCCACTTTCCAGCCGCGAATAGTTTTTTGGAATCAGAGCCATTGCCGATGTTACCTGTTATGCAGAGATGTTCACGATAGTGCTGCCACTATATCGCACAAGGCAGCAGAAGGAGAACTACTGCTGCCGTGCGGGAATTTCCGGCGACTGTTTACCTTGCGCGGCGCGGAAGCACGATGTCGTCAGCGCGAGGCCGGATAACGGCGATCTTTGTATTTCCGGGCCTGATTTATCATGACGATGGTGTTGATACAGGCAGGATTTACCGCGTTGCCGGACATCCTGCCCTAAATGTAATGCAGAACGCCATAAACCGCCCAGAAGATGGCGTTAGCCCCCAGATAAGTCCAGCAGCCCCAGTAGGCAATAGGTTCGCGCCGGGTGCGAAGTTTGGGCAGAAACACCAGCAAATAGAGCGCAGAGGCGATAAGCGAAACGAAGTAGAAAAATTTCATCATTCTCTCCTGATAATTATCCTTTCTTTCAGGATAGTCAGGGATCCCTGTTTTGCTTGCCCGGTACGAGGCGTTTCCTTCAGTCTGGTTCGCTGAATGGGAGCGGGGCGGTCACAACCGGGTGGGGGCGAACAGCCGCATCGGCACCCGGCTCATTGGCAGAGCACGGGCTGACACGGTTCTGTGGACGGAGAAAGCACTTTCTGACCCGGCGCGGTCGCAGCCGGAACCGTCCGCCAGCAGATAACCGCAGGCGGGCGGAGGAGAGGGGGCCGAACTACAGATGCTGCCTGAAGAAGCGGGTCAGTTTGTCGAACGGGATCAGGTCAGTGCGATCGTAGAGGTCGACATGGCCCGCATCAGGCACGATGTATAACTCTTTGGGTTCTGCCGCACGCTGATAGGCCACTTCGCTGAACTCGCGTGAGTGCGCCTGATCGCCGGTAATAAAGAGCAGCGGCCGCGGAGAGAGGGTTTCGATGTCATCGAACGGATAGAAGTTCATGAACTTCACGTTGCTGGTGAGCATCGGATGCGTGGTCAGCGCAGCGGAGCTGCCCTTCGGCGTGAACTCACCGCGGGGCGTGCGGTAAAAGTCGTAAAACTCTTTTGCCACAGGTGACGAATCCGCATCAATGTTATGCGGCGTGCCGCCGGTGTACGCCGTTTTCCCCCCGGTAAACTCCACATAACGCTGCTCTGCGGCCGCCGCAAGGATCTGTTTACGCTGCGCCAGCGTCTGGCTTTTGTTCAGCCCGTCGCGGTTAGCTGCGCCCATGTCATACATGCTGACGGTTGCAATCGCTTTCATGCGTGGATCAAGCTTCGCGGCGCTGATGACGAAACTGCCACTGCCGCAGATCCCCAGTACCCCAATCCGGTTGCGGTCAACAAAATCGCGGGTACCCAGGTAGTCCACGGCGGCGCTGAAGTCTTCGGCATAGATATCCGGCGCAACCGCGTTACGCGGCTGCCCTTCACTTTCGCCCCAGAATGAGATGTCGATGGCCAGGGTAACAAAGCCCTGTTCCGCCATTTTCTGCGCGTAGAGGCTGGCACTCTGCTCTTTCACTGCCCCCATTGGATGGCCCACTACAATCGCCGGAAGACGCGCAGTCTGACTGGCCGTTTTCGGCCGGAACAGCGTGCCGGTTACGCCCATCTGATACTGATTTTTAAAACTGACCTTTTCGCGGGTCACCTTATCGCTTTGATAAAAGTTATCGGCTCCGCGCGACATATCGGCCGCGCTGGCCGCAAAGGCACTGATCAACAGGCCAAACAGCAGGGTTAATGCTCTCATAACACGATCCTCAGGGGTTGACGACAGGAGGGCAACGGCGTGCCCGGTTAAAAACCAGTAATCAGGTCATGCGGGCCAGGCGTGCAGTGATCGTCACCAGCCCGGCGGCCAGGATCAGCAGTAGGGCGCTGAGGGCAAAGGTGGTCTGCCAGCCCGCATGGTCAAAAGCGATTCCTCCCAGCGTTGAACCTGCGGCGATCGACAGCTGGACGATGGCAACCATCAGCCCGCCGCCAGACTCTGCGTTGTCCGGAAAGGCACGGGCGACCCAGGCCCACCATCCGGCCGGCGCGGCGGTGGCCACCAGCCCCCAGATTGCGAGCAGTGGCGCTACCCACCACAGATGATGGCCGGAGAGGATCAGCAGTACCGCCACGGCTGCCATCACCAGCGGGATGGTCATCAGAGTGAAATAGAATCCACGCTGTAAAACCGCCCCGACAATGACCGTTCCGATAAATCCGCTCGCGCCCAGGGTCAGCAGCACCAGCGACAGCGTGGAAACCTCAATCTGCGTCACGGTTTCCAGAAACGGGCGAAGATAGGTAAACAGGGTGAGCTGGCCCATAAACAGCAGGCCGCAGGCGGCCAGTCCCGATCTGACGCGCGGCGCGCGCAGCAGCTTCAGGAGGCTTTGGCGGCGCGGCCGCGCGCGGTCAACCGGCATCGACGGCAACGCGATTGCCTGCCAGAGCAGGGCGATCAGCGCCACCGGGACCAGGCTGAAAACCGCTTCCCGCCAGCCAGTCACCGCGCCAAGATAGCTGCTCAGCGGCGCCGCAATCACCGTCGCCAGGGCATTCCCGCCGTTGAAAATGGCCAGTGCGCGCGGCACCTGCTCAGCCGGTACCAGCCGGATAGCGACCGCGGCAGACATCGACCAGAATCCGCCAATCACCACGCCCGTTAACGCCCGGCCAGCCATATAGGTCAGATAGTCGGGTGCCAGCGCCACGATCAGGCCGGACAGGGCCATCAGCAGCGTCAGCGTCAGCAACAGGATTTTGCGATCGAGATGACCGGCGAGTCGGGTTATCGAGAGACTGGTGATCACCGCCAGTGCGCCTGAAATCGCAATACCCTGTCCGGCCAGGCCTTCGCTGACCCGGAGATCCTGCGACAGGGGCGACAGCAGGCTGACCGGCATAAACTCCGAGGCGATCAGCGTGAAGACACAGAGCGTCATCGCCCAGACGCCGCTCCAGTGCGCTTTATTCTGCTGAGGGGCGGCGCTGAGGGTGTCATCAGTCGTCATGATCTTTCCTGTTTCAATAATTGCGGTGGCAGATGCAGGCAATCTTACGGTTTCGGTTTATATTGACTAGCTAATGAAACCTTAATGAGGTTATAACCACAGCTTATTAATCGCAGAGGGGATGGGCAGCATGAAGCGCAATATGAACGATCTGCAGGCGTTTGTTACCGTGGCGCGTGAAGGGAGTTTTACCCGTGCAGCGGCGCTGCTGGGCGTCACTCAGCCTGCGCTGAGCCAGACGATTACGGCGCTGGAAAACCGGATGGCGATCCGGCTGCTGACCCGCACGACCCGCAACGTTTCCCCCACCGCGGCGGGTGAGCGGCTGCTGCAGGCTATCGGCGACAGGTTCGATGAGATCGAAGCGGAACTGGATATGCTGACCGCGATGCGCGACAAGCCCGCCGGAACGGTGCGTATCACCTGTGGTCCGCATGTTCTGAGCACGCTGCTGCTGCCAGCGCTGACGCCGCTGCTGGCGGACTATCCCGATATCCGGCTCGAATTCGACGCCAGTCACGGGTTTCGTAATATCGTGGCCGACCGGTTCGATGCGGGTGTCAGACTGGGCGACACCATTGACAAAGATATGGTCGCGATGCCGATCAGCCCACCCTTACGGATGGCCGCCGTGGCTACGCCCGACTACTTTCGGCGTCATCCCGCTCCCCAGGTTCCGCACGATCTGCTGCAGCACAACTGCATTAACATGCGGCAGGCATCGGCTGGCGGCTTGTACGTCTGGG
This is a stretch of genomic DNA from Pantoea deleyi. It encodes these proteins:
- a CDS encoding MFS transporter, with product MTLCVFTLIASEFMPVSLLSPLSQDLRVSEGLAGQGIAISGALAVITSLSITRLAGHLDRKILLLTLTLLMALSGLIVALAPDYLTYMAGRALTGVVIGGFWSMSAAVAIRLVPAEQVPRALAIFNGGNALATVIAAPLSSYLGAVTGWREAVFSLVPVALIALLWQAIALPSMPVDRARPRRQSLLKLLRAPRVRSGLAACGLLFMGQLTLFTYLRPFLETVTQIEVSTLSLVLLTLGASGFIGTVIVGAVLQRGFYFTLMTIPLVMAAVAVLLILSGHHLWWVAPLLAIWGLVATAAPAGWWAWVARAFPDNAESGGGLMVAIVQLSIAAGSTLGGIAFDHAGWQTTFALSALLLILAAGLVTITARLARMT
- a CDS encoding LysR family transcriptional regulator, which gives rise to MKRNMNDLQAFVTVAREGSFTRAAALLGVTQPALSQTITALENRMAIRLLTRTTRNVSPTAAGERLLQAIGDRFDEIEAELDMLTAMRDKPAGTVRITCGPHVLSTLLLPALTPLLADYPDIRLEFDASHGFRNIVADRFDAGVRLGDTIDKDMVAMPISPPLRMAAVATPDYFRRHPAPQVPHDLLQHNCINMRQASAGGLYVWEFDGEEGPLNVRVDGQLTFNTSAHIAEAALAGQGIAFLPEQEFADGLAQGTLVRVLERWCQPFPGYFLYYPSRKQHSPAFALVREALRLKEKA
- the yajD gene encoding HNH nuclease YajD → MALIPKNYSRLESGYREKALKIYPWVCGRCSREFVYSNLRELTVHHIDHDHTNNPEDGSNWELLCLYCHDHEHSKYTEADQYGTRVVAGEDAQKDVGEATYNPFADLRSRLNSKK
- a CDS encoding cupin domain-containing protein → MIAKENAEHYNWGDGCDGWYLMNRPDMLIIHEKMPPGTGEKRHFHASSRQFFFVLQGVLTMELDGTLHDIAAQQGIEIPPQSKHQARNNRDEPVEFLVISHPTTRGDRTDVS
- a CDS encoding alpha/beta hydrolase — its product is MRALTLLFGLLISAFAASAADMSRGADNFYQSDKVTREKVSFKNQYQMGVTGTLFRPKTASQTARLPAIVVGHPMGAVKEQSASLYAQKMAEQGFVTLAIDISFWGESEGQPRNAVAPDIYAEDFSAAVDYLGTRDFVDRNRIGVLGICGSGSFVISAAKLDPRMKAIATVSMYDMGAANRDGLNKSQTLAQRKQILAAAAEQRYVEFTGGKTAYTGGTPHNIDADSSPVAKEFYDFYRTPRGEFTPKGSSAALTTHPMLTSNVKFMNFYPFDDIETLSPRPLLFITGDQAHSREFSEVAYQRAAEPKELYIVPDAGHVDLYDRTDLIPFDKLTRFFRQHL